From Nitrospiria bacterium, the proteins below share one genomic window:
- a CDS encoding NAD(P)/FAD-dependent oxidoreductase, which produces MSNQADILIVGAGVGGLVLALALGRKGFRVCVIDAQSVLSNPLRGEIIQPNGLRVLEDLGLLKEIETQDVHKNHLFHFYNTDGYPLLSIDYRLLPEPFNYSLIVLPKVIHDVLLKEISRLDRIDLCLGVRLKGMVRNGNSWKVTGSQKDRVVEWDARLVVGGDGVFSKVREFAGISCRYHRYKDAYLTMMIRRPRGFKGEGRYYIGRKKILALFPVSEKQLYLFYLIPLKKREVFQSKGIQYLHHSILSIDPSVQEFLLQVNDWDQIGIMPCSRLHASSWVEKGVALIGDSAHAMNPHVAQGRNQAMEDALVLFQVIQDCFEKGDFSKKALQSYERFRRPQTECLQRLGDELNLVWNSGFPPMVWLRERIFRKIQGNPDLLYKTLATVAGIHSKRYSFMDRLKVLGVIPS; this is translated from the coding sequence GTGAGTAACCAAGCCGACATTTTAATTGTAGGGGCGGGTGTGGGAGGATTGGTCCTCGCTCTTGCATTAGGACGCAAAGGGTTTCGGGTTTGTGTAATAGATGCTCAGTCCGTTCTTTCCAACCCGTTGCGTGGTGAGATCATCCAGCCCAACGGCTTGAGGGTTTTGGAGGATTTGGGGTTGTTGAAGGAGATTGAGACCCAAGATGTGCATAAAAATCACCTTTTCCATTTTTACAATACCGATGGATATCCCCTTCTTAGTATCGATTACCGCCTGTTGCCAGAACCTTTTAACTATTCGCTAATTGTCCTTCCCAAAGTGATTCATGATGTATTGTTAAAGGAAATTTCCCGTTTGGATCGTATTGACCTATGTTTAGGGGTGCGTTTGAAAGGGATGGTCCGGAATGGAAATTCCTGGAAAGTAACCGGGAGTCAAAAGGATCGGGTTGTTGAATGGGATGCGCGTTTGGTGGTTGGTGGGGATGGGGTTTTTTCGAAAGTCAGAGAGTTTGCAGGAATTTCCTGCCGTTACCATCGGTATAAAGATGCCTACCTGACAATGATGATCAGGCGCCCCCGGGGATTTAAAGGGGAGGGACGTTATTATATCGGGAGAAAAAAAATATTAGCATTATTTCCCGTTTCAGAAAAACAGCTATACCTTTTTTATTTAATTCCTTTAAAAAAAAGAGAGGTTTTTCAATCCAAAGGGATTCAATATCTGCATCATTCCATACTTTCCATTGATCCTTCTGTTCAAGAATTCCTCCTTCAAGTGAATGATTGGGATCAAATCGGTATCATGCCCTGTAGCCGTCTTCACGCATCTTCTTGGGTTGAGAAAGGAGTTGCTTTAATTGGAGATTCGGCTCACGCCATGAACCCTCATGTGGCTCAAGGGAGAAATCAGGCCATGGAAGATGCCCTGGTTTTGTTCCAAGTGATTCAGGATTGCTTTGAAAAAGGCGATTTCTCCAAAAAGGCACTTCAGTCTTATGAACGTTTCAGAAGACCTCAAACGGAATGCCTTCAGCGTTTAGGCGATGAATTGAACCTGGTCTGGAATTCTGGGTTCCCCCCGATGGTATGGTTGCGGGAAAGAATTTTTCGAAAAATCCAAGGAAACCCTGACCTTTTATATAAGACCCTGGCAACGGTTGCAGGGATCCATTCAAAGCGTTATTCATTCATGGATCGGTTAAAGGTGTTGGGTGTGATCCCTTCCTAA